One window of uncultured Trichococcus sp. genomic DNA carries:
- a CDS encoding YggS family pyridoxal phosphate-dependent enzyme gives MNIEGNCRKVESTVEAACLTTGRKREDVTVIAVTKTKPAEQVEELYRLGYRHFAENRPEGLIEKQEALPQEDIIWHYIGTLQTRKVKQVINRIAYFHALDRMSLAKEINERAEQPVSCFVQVNVTGESSKHGLSASEAVPFIKSLESFPNIIVVGLMTMAPIDATDVELRQCFEDLKIMQEQVAALNLTHAPCTETSMGMSQDYPIAIAEGATFVRVGSAFFAETEALTKKK, from the coding sequence AATATCGAGGGAAATTGCCGGAAAGTGGAGTCAACTGTTGAAGCAGCCTGCTTGACAACCGGACGCAAACGGGAAGATGTGACGGTCATCGCCGTCACGAAGACAAAGCCTGCAGAGCAAGTGGAAGAATTGTACCGCTTGGGCTACCGCCACTTTGCAGAAAATCGCCCCGAAGGTCTGATCGAAAAGCAAGAAGCACTTCCGCAAGAAGACATCATCTGGCATTACATCGGTACCTTACAGACAAGAAAAGTGAAGCAGGTGATCAACCGCATCGCCTACTTCCACGCATTGGATCGTATGTCATTGGCAAAGGAAATCAATGAGCGGGCGGAACAGCCTGTTTCTTGTTTCGTGCAGGTCAATGTTACAGGGGAGAGCTCAAAACACGGGCTTTCTGCATCCGAGGCAGTGCCTTTCATCAAAAGTCTGGAAAGTTTTCCGAATATCATCGTAGTCGGATTGATGACGATGGCACCCATTGATGCAACAGACGTGGAGTTGCGTCAATGCTTTGAAGATCTGAAAATAATGCAAGAGCAAGTAGCGGCGTTGAACTTGACGCATGCTCCATGCACGGAGACGAGCATGGGCATGAGCCAAGATTATCCGATAGCGATTGCCGAAGGTGCGACCTTCGTACGTGTCGGATCGGCATTCTTTGCTGAGACAGAAGCATTGACGAAGAAGAAGTGA
- a CDS encoding cell division protein SepF produces MGLKDLFRKYFVIEDEDEGYEEVAEPSAAIPVRRSERNEEGAPSYRSTQKRSTKAKVIPMNKQAMTEKASIHVVEPRVYSEVEKIADNLLKNQAVLLNFKRIDAEQAKRIVDFLTGTVYAIGGEIQRVGDEIFLCTPASVGVEGALAETLEEERSFY; encoded by the coding sequence ATGGGTCTGAAAGATTTATTCCGAAAGTACTTTGTCATTGAAGATGAGGATGAAGGGTATGAAGAAGTCGCTGAACCATCGGCTGCCATTCCTGTCCGCAGGTCCGAGCGCAATGAAGAAGGGGCTCCGTCTTATCGGAGCACCCAAAAAAGATCGACGAAAGCAAAGGTAATTCCTATGAATAAACAAGCAATGACCGAAAAAGCCAGCATCCATGTCGTGGAGCCCAGAGTCTATTCCGAGGTGGAAAAAATTGCCGATAATCTGCTGAAGAATCAAGCAGTATTGCTTAATTTCAAAAGGATAGATGCGGAACAAGCAAAACGGATCGTGGACTTTCTGACCGGAACGGTATATGCGATCGGAGGAGAAATCCAACGCGTAGGCGATGAAATCTTTTTATGCACCCCTGCTTCAGTCGGAGTCGAAGGCGCACTGGCCGAAACACTGGAGGAAGAGCGTTCGTTCTACTAG
- a CDS encoding YggT family protein, whose translation MTEILIWLLQIIRWGISAYSTVLLVYALMSWLPGARSSKFGYFISSIVEPYLDIFRRLIPSVGMVSFSVVAGILFLNLVEYGAQVVILFLIRLLN comes from the coding sequence ATGACAGAAATATTGATTTGGCTTTTACAGATTATTCGTTGGGGCATATCTGCATATTCGACAGTCTTGCTGGTATACGCATTGATGAGTTGGTTGCCGGGAGCCAGAAGTTCCAAATTCGGCTATTTTATCTCCAGCATTGTAGAGCCTTACCTGGATATATTCAGAAGATTGATCCCATCTGTAGGCATGGTGAGCTTCAGTGTAGTGGCGGGCATCCTGTTCCTGAATTTGGTGGAGTATGGAGCGCAGGTCGTTATCCTGTTCCTGATCAGATTGCTGAATTGA
- a CDS encoding RNA-binding protein, with amino-acid sequence MQEVYQHFRKEEQPFIDSAQSWITQAEETYAPYLTDFLDPRQQYILEMLVGKKGEVHVHFYGGYEAAERKRAIICPEYFSPTQSDFEMELTEVVYPSKFASLTHGKILGTLIGTGMKRELFGDILSDGTRWQFLLASNIASYVHSQVTKIGKVSVRLESRNYTDLITPIDDWTIVHDTVSSLRLDTVIAAIYNISRQRAKELVSGGKVKLNWSVFERPDFELGLLDIVSIRGYGRIQIKAIEGKSKKDKWRVEFGVLYK; translated from the coding sequence ATGCAAGAAGTTTATCAACATTTCCGCAAGGAAGAGCAACCATTCATAGATAGTGCCCAATCCTGGATTACGCAAGCAGAGGAAACCTATGCGCCGTATTTGACGGATTTCTTGGATCCGAGACAGCAGTACATCCTTGAGATGCTGGTCGGGAAAAAAGGCGAGGTCCATGTCCATTTTTACGGGGGCTATGAAGCGGCGGAACGCAAGCGGGCCATCATTTGCCCTGAGTATTTCAGTCCAACCCAAAGCGACTTTGAAATGGAGCTTACTGAAGTGGTGTACCCGTCAAAATTCGCCAGTCTGACCCATGGGAAAATACTGGGGACGCTGATCGGAACCGGCATGAAAAGGGAGCTTTTCGGAGATATCCTGTCTGATGGCACACGCTGGCAGTTTTTGTTGGCGTCGAATATAGCAAGCTACGTGCATTCGCAAGTCACCAAGATAGGGAAGGTCAGTGTCCGCTTAGAGAGCCGGAACTATACTGATCTGATCACACCTATCGATGATTGGACGATTGTGCATGACACTGTCAGCTCGCTGCGGTTGGATACAGTGATTGCAGCCATCTACAACATATCGAGACAACGGGCAAAAGAATTGGTGAGCGGCGGAAAAGTCAAGTTGAACTGGTCGGTATTTGAACGTCCCGATTTCGAATTGGGGCTGTTGGATATCGTGTCCATCCGCGGTTATGGCCGGATCCAGATAAAGGCCATAGAAGGAAAATCCAAGAAAGACAAATGGCGCGTCGAATTTGGCGTATTGTACAAATAA
- a CDS encoding DivIVA domain-containing protein, whose protein sequence is MSLTPLDIQHKEFPVKIKGYDKEQVNDFLDAVTKEFEEVIKQNKDLQKQLKFAEEKLQYFSNLQDALNKSIVVAQDAADRLKENARKEAEIILFEAEKSADRLLHEAAGKATKINEETDGVRKESRNFKQKLQLLVESQLNLIMNDEWNNLLNASPEGQVSTPTLNEVLSNRTRIIDELVANSDDAAEFEVGGRLAEEARAEEKLAEAAVVAIEIPEENK, encoded by the coding sequence ATGAGTTTGACTCCATTAGATATTCAACACAAGGAATTCCCTGTCAAAATAAAAGGGTACGATAAAGAACAAGTCAATGACTTTTTGGATGCTGTCACAAAGGAATTTGAAGAAGTCATCAAACAAAATAAAGACCTGCAAAAGCAACTGAAATTTGCCGAAGAAAAACTTCAGTATTTCAGCAACCTGCAGGATGCTTTGAACAAGTCGATCGTGGTGGCGCAGGATGCTGCCGACAGACTGAAAGAAAATGCGCGCAAAGAAGCTGAAATCATTCTGTTCGAGGCGGAAAAGAGCGCGGACCGTTTGTTGCATGAAGCTGCCGGGAAAGCGACAAAAATCAATGAAGAGACCGACGGCGTCCGCAAGGAAAGCCGCAACTTCAAACAGAAGCTGCAACTTTTGGTTGAGTCGCAATTGAACCTCATCATGAATGATGAATGGAATAACTTGTTGAACGCTTCACCGGAAGGTCAAGTTTCAACGCCTACCTTGAATGAAGTGTTATCCAACCGCACACGCATCATCGACGAATTGGTCGCAAACTCTGACGATGCAGCCGAGTTCGAAGTCGGCGGAAGATTGGCCGAAGAAGCCAGAGCTGAAGAGAAACTTGCGGAAGCTGCTGTGGTAGCTATTGAAATTCCGGAAGAAAACAAGTAA
- the ileS gene encoding isoleucine--tRNA ligase, which translates to MKMKDTLHLGKTAFPMKANLPVRELEWQKDWEEKDIYVKRQEKNADKPTFVLHDGPPYANGAVHMGHALNKISKDIIVRSKSMSGFRAPFVPGWDTHGLPIEQALTNTGVNRKAMSLADFRKLCEDYAWKQIDGQRTVFKRLGIAGDWENPYVTLLPKYEEAEIRVFGKMAEKGYIYKGLKPIYWSPSSESSLAEAEIEYKDVKSPSIYVAFQVKDGKGLLANDTAFIIWTTTPWTLPANLGISANADFEYVLVSADGRKFVVAKELLGTVKEAIGWESVEILQELKGSELEYMTVQHPFYDRESLVMVGDHVTLEAGTGLVHTAPGHGEDDYLVSKKYGLEVLSPIDNKGCYTAEAPGFEGVFYDKANKPITDLLAEKGALLKLDFFVHSYPHDWRTKKPVIYRATPQWFASIDKFRQDILDEIENVEWLHPSGKVRLFNMIRDRGDWVISRQRVWGVPLPIFYAENGEPVITPETIDHAAKLIGEFGSNVWFEREAKDLLPEGFTHPGSPNGEFTKELDIMDVWFDSGSSHEAVLRAREDLTFPADMYLEGSDQYRGWFNSSITTSVAINGVAPYKTVLSQGFVLDGEGRKMSKSLGNTVLPEKVVKNMGADIIRLWVSSVDYESDVRISDDILKQVSETYRKIRNTMRFLIGNTEDFQPKEHTVAYEELRSVDQYMMARLDQVVETCVTAYKEYEFSTIYQTIMNFCTVDLSAFYLDFAKDVVYIEKEDNLERRAMQTVFYEVLVKLAKLLTPIIPHTTEEIWSFLKEEEQYAQLAELPEICVREDQAEILGQWEKFMDIRDASLKALEVARNEKTIGKSFEAHLSLYVDEDTKALFASLDANLEQLFIVSQLDIKALAAAPAEAMQFDNLAILVEHAHGETCERCRAIKEEVGTIEDAATLCGRCADIVRSEYPEALVQEEA; encoded by the coding sequence ATGAAAATGAAAGATACGCTACACCTGGGGAAAACGGCTTTTCCTATGAAAGCCAACCTGCCTGTCCGTGAATTGGAATGGCAAAAGGATTGGGAAGAAAAAGATATTTATGTCAAACGTCAAGAAAAAAATGCGGATAAACCGACTTTTGTCCTTCACGATGGCCCTCCGTATGCCAACGGTGCTGTCCACATGGGACACGCATTGAACAAAATCAGCAAGGACATCATCGTCCGCTCGAAATCAATGTCCGGCTTCCGTGCCCCTTTTGTCCCGGGTTGGGATACGCATGGTCTGCCGATTGAACAAGCCTTAACGAATACAGGCGTGAACCGCAAAGCGATGAGCTTGGCCGATTTCCGTAAACTGTGTGAAGATTATGCTTGGAAACAGATCGACGGACAAAGAACCGTCTTCAAACGATTGGGCATCGCAGGCGATTGGGAAAACCCATACGTGACCTTGCTGCCGAAATATGAAGAAGCCGAAATCCGCGTGTTCGGAAAAATGGCAGAAAAAGGCTACATCTACAAAGGCCTGAAACCAATCTATTGGTCACCTTCGAGTGAATCCTCGCTGGCGGAAGCCGAAATCGAATATAAAGATGTGAAATCCCCTTCGATCTATGTGGCTTTCCAGGTCAAAGACGGCAAAGGCCTCTTGGCTAACGATACTGCCTTCATCATCTGGACGACTACGCCGTGGACTTTGCCGGCAAACTTAGGCATTTCTGCTAATGCTGATTTCGAATATGTGCTTGTTTCCGCTGACGGAAGAAAATTTGTTGTCGCCAAAGAATTGCTTGGCACAGTCAAGGAAGCCATCGGATGGGAATCTGTGGAAATTCTGCAGGAACTGAAAGGATCGGAGTTGGAGTACATGACCGTCCAGCATCCGTTTTATGATCGCGAGTCTTTGGTCATGGTTGGCGACCATGTAACACTTGAAGCAGGTACCGGTTTAGTCCATACCGCTCCTGGACACGGTGAGGATGACTACCTTGTCAGCAAAAAATATGGTTTAGAAGTATTGTCACCGATAGACAACAAAGGTTGCTATACAGCTGAAGCGCCAGGTTTCGAGGGCGTGTTCTACGACAAAGCCAATAAACCGATCACTGACCTGTTGGCTGAAAAAGGTGCTTTGCTGAAACTGGACTTCTTCGTCCACAGCTATCCGCATGACTGGCGCACAAAGAAACCGGTCATCTATCGCGCAACGCCTCAATGGTTCGCATCCATCGATAAATTCCGTCAAGACATTCTGGACGAAATCGAAAATGTTGAGTGGCTTCACCCATCCGGTAAAGTCCGCTTGTTCAACATGATCCGCGACCGCGGCGATTGGGTCATTTCCCGCCAACGCGTTTGGGGCGTTCCGTTGCCGATCTTCTATGCGGAAAACGGAGAACCTGTCATCACGCCGGAAACGATCGACCACGCTGCGAAATTGATCGGCGAGTTCGGTTCGAACGTTTGGTTCGAGAGAGAAGCGAAAGACCTGCTTCCTGAAGGGTTCACACATCCAGGCAGCCCGAACGGGGAATTTACCAAGGAACTTGACATCATGGACGTCTGGTTCGATTCCGGATCTTCCCATGAGGCTGTGCTGCGCGCAAGAGAAGATTTGACATTCCCTGCTGATATGTACTTGGAAGGCTCCGATCAATACCGTGGCTGGTTCAATTCAAGCATTACGACCAGTGTTGCGATCAACGGAGTTGCACCATACAAAACAGTCCTTTCCCAAGGTTTCGTTTTGGATGGGGAAGGCCGCAAAATGAGCAAATCATTGGGCAATACGGTCCTGCCGGAAAAAGTCGTCAAAAACATGGGTGCAGACATCATCCGTCTGTGGGTGTCCAGTGTCGACTACGAATCCGATGTCAGAATCAGCGATGACATCCTGAAACAAGTTTCCGAAACTTACCGCAAGATCCGCAACACCATGCGTTTCCTGATCGGGAATACGGAAGATTTCCAACCGAAGGAACACACTGTGGCCTACGAGGAGCTGCGCAGTGTCGATCAATACATGATGGCGCGCTTGGATCAAGTGGTGGAAACATGTGTGACAGCCTATAAAGAGTACGAGTTCTCGACCATCTACCAAACGATCATGAACTTCTGTACAGTTGATTTGTCGGCATTCTATCTTGATTTTGCGAAAGATGTTGTTTATATCGAAAAAGAGGATAATCTGGAAAGACGCGCCATGCAGACCGTATTTTACGAAGTATTGGTTAAGTTGGCAAAACTTTTGACACCGATCATCCCACACACAACAGAAGAAATTTGGAGTTTCCTGAAGGAAGAGGAACAATACGCCCAACTGGCTGAATTGCCGGAAATCTGCGTCCGTGAAGACCAAGCAGAGATTTTGGGCCAATGGGAAAAATTCATGGATATCCGCGATGCGTCATTGAAAGCATTGGAAGTTGCGCGTAATGAAAAGACGATCGGAAAATCCTTTGAAGCGCATCTGTCCTTGTATGTTGATGAAGATACAAAAGCGTTGTTCGCGTCCCTTGATGCGAATTTGGAACAATTATTCATCGTTTCGCAGCTTGACATCAAAGCATTGGCAGCTGCTCCGGCAGAAGCGATGCAGTTCGACAATCTTGCTATCCTGGTGGAACACGCACATGGGGAAACCTGTGAAAGATGCCGTGCCATCAAGGAAGAGGTCGGAACAATCGAAGATGCAGCTACCCTTTGCGGACGTTGTGCAGATATTGTGAGATCTGAATATCCGGAAGCGCTCGTGCAGGAAGAAGCTTAA
- a CDS encoding cold-shock protein, whose product MEQGKVKWFNGEKGFGFIEVDGKDDVFVHFSAIQGEGFKTLEEGQDVEFEIVDGNRGPQAANVVKL is encoded by the coding sequence ATGGAACAAGGCAAAGTAAAATGGTTTAATGGCGAAAAAGGTTTTGGATTTATCGAAGTTGACGGAAAAGACGATGTATTCGTACATTTCTCAGCTATCCAAGGCGAAGGTTTCAAAACTTTAGAAGAAGGCCAAGATGTTGAATTCGAAATCGTTGACGGCAACCGTGGTCCTCAAGCAGCTAACGTTGTAAAATTATAA
- a CDS encoding GlsB/YeaQ/YmgE family stress response membrane protein yields the protein MGFIWSLIVGGILGALAGSFMGKDIPGGIIGNIVAGFVGSWLGTTLFGAWGPEIGGFYIVPALVGAVILIFIVSFAMRSMKK from the coding sequence ATGGGCTTTATTTGGTCTTTAATTGTCGGTGGTATCTTAGGCGCGTTGGCAGGATCGTTCATGGGTAAAGATATTCCCGGTGGCATCATCGGCAATATCGTTGCTGGTTTCGTCGGTTCGTGGTTAGGAACAACTCTATTTGGAGCATGGGGTCCTGAAATCGGAGGATTTTACATCGTTCCCGCATTGGTTGGGGCAGTCATCCTGATTTTCATCGTATCCTTCGCCATGAGAAGCATGAAGAAGTAA
- a CDS encoding toxic anion resistance protein, with protein MDQFDATGQNKQTDSKDVNQELDDLLANPFSDPFAQPAVVADTPEAAAEVTNPDRLIDRLPEERQKQALALAGQIDENNMQAIISYGAAAQKQLGEFSHSMLDHVQNQDTGEIGDSLNDLMYRLNEAKPEDLRAEDNNVFRKIFGKVKQSAYEMTAKYQKIGAQIDKIAIKLDKEKNGLLNDNVTLEQLYQKNKDYFEALNIYIAAGEVKMDDLQKNAIPKAIQTAEASQSQMDVQIVNDLKQFLDRLEKRTHDLRLTRQMTIQQAPQIRLIQNTNQALAEKIQSSIHTAIPLWKNQVAIALTLLRQKDAVTAQRQVSQTTNDLMRKNSEMLKISAIETAKENERGVIDIETLKQTQQDLIETLEETLKIQQEGRIKRKEAEKELSLMENDLKVKLLNIHHQEQQLH; from the coding sequence ATGGACCAATTTGATGCTACCGGGCAAAATAAACAAACTGACAGCAAGGATGTCAATCAAGAATTGGACGATTTGCTGGCCAATCCTTTTTCGGATCCATTTGCTCAGCCGGCAGTCGTTGCAGACACACCCGAAGCCGCGGCCGAGGTGACCAATCCGGATAGGCTGATCGATCGTTTACCGGAGGAAAGGCAAAAACAAGCGTTGGCGTTAGCCGGCCAAATCGATGAAAACAATATGCAAGCCATCATCAGCTATGGCGCTGCAGCCCAAAAACAACTGGGCGAATTTTCCCATTCGATGTTGGACCATGTACAGAATCAGGATACCGGTGAAATCGGCGATTCCTTGAACGATCTGATGTATCGCCTCAATGAAGCCAAGCCGGAGGACCTGCGGGCAGAAGACAACAATGTCTTCCGCAAAATCTTCGGTAAGGTAAAACAATCTGCCTATGAAATGACGGCAAAATACCAGAAGATAGGCGCCCAAATCGATAAAATCGCGATCAAGCTGGATAAAGAAAAGAATGGACTGCTCAATGACAACGTCACGCTGGAACAGCTTTACCAAAAAAACAAGGATTATTTCGAGGCCCTGAACATCTACATCGCAGCCGGCGAAGTGAAAATGGATGACCTTCAGAAAAATGCGATCCCGAAAGCGATCCAGACTGCGGAAGCATCCCAAAGCCAAATGGATGTGCAGATCGTCAACGATCTGAAACAGTTCCTTGACCGTCTTGAAAAACGCACGCATGACTTGCGTTTGACCAGACAAATGACGATCCAGCAAGCGCCACAGATCCGCTTGATCCAAAACACAAACCAGGCATTGGCTGAAAAAATCCAATCCTCGATCCACACTGCCATTCCCTTATGGAAAAACCAAGTGGCCATCGCCCTTACCCTTCTGCGTCAAAAGGATGCAGTAACGGCGCAAAGGCAAGTATCCCAGACCACGAATGATCTGATGCGCAAGAACTCCGAAATGTTGAAAATATCAGCCATCGAAACCGCTAAAGAAAACGAACGGGGTGTGATCGATATCGAAACGCTCAAACAGACACAGCAGGATCTGATCGAAACCTTGGAAGAAACACTTAAGATCCAGCAAGAAGGCCGAATCAAACGCAAAGAGGCCGAAAAAGAGCTGTCTCTGATGGAGAATGATCTGAAAGTCAAACTGTTGAATATCCACCATCAGGAACAACAACTACACTAA
- a CDS encoding 5-bromo-4-chloroindolyl phosphate hydrolysis family protein, which translates to MWSNIKDILKYTFSSVVCLIALVVFFFIFEFDFWTSIALTIGLGVFLYYVQNGGSMLWSRKTKKQRGTLGKVSADKEAFYHSKGMTKEQIAYFRNTMDQAKTTIQDIEANLQQRSKLKAIAARNDTVDILKDFFKNIVNQPNRLHEVDKFLYTNLPSLKELTEKYIAIDGHVSKTKDTYTALDNCAKTIDDMCRLIGEDYVRFMSNDIEDMDIELELAKQVLKRDNEGKSNADALDEEL; encoded by the coding sequence ATGTGGAGCAACATCAAAGATATATTGAAATACACGTTTTCCAGCGTAGTTTGCCTGATTGCATTAGTGGTTTTCTTTTTCATCTTCGAATTCGATTTCTGGACTTCGATCGCGTTGACCATCGGCTTGGGCGTTTTCCTGTATTACGTCCAAAACGGCGGAAGTATGCTATGGTCGCGCAAGACCAAAAAACAGAGAGGCACACTCGGAAAAGTGAGCGCCGATAAAGAAGCCTTCTACCATTCAAAAGGGATGACCAAGGAACAGATCGCCTATTTCCGCAACACAATGGATCAAGCCAAAACTACGATCCAAGACATCGAAGCCAATCTGCAGCAGCGCTCAAAATTAAAGGCTATCGCGGCACGCAACGATACGGTGGACATCCTGAAGGATTTCTTCAAAAATATCGTCAATCAGCCTAACCGACTGCACGAAGTCGATAAATTCCTGTATACGAACCTTCCCAGCCTGAAAGAGCTGACGGAAAAATACATTGCCATCGACGGTCACGTTTCCAAAACGAAAGACACGTACACAGCCTTGGATAACTGCGCCAAAACGATTGATGATATGTGCCGCCTCATCGGCGAAGATTACGTTCGTTTCATGTCCAATGATATCGAGGATATGGATATCGAGTTGGAACTTGCAAAGCAAGTTTTGAAAAGGGATAATGAAGGAAAAAGCAACGCAGATGCTTTGGACGAAGAACTATAG
- a CDS encoding NUDIX hydrolase yields MEFEEKTLKSEKIFDGVLLHLVREEVLLPNGKTSVREMIRHPGAVAMIPFTSDGKMVMVRQFRKPLDRTVVEIPAGKLETSDTEPLLAAIRELEEETDYRAEKWSELTVFYPTPAYLDERITIYLAEGLTKVENSLPMDEDEFIEILELTYEEAKALQESGEICDSKTIYAMLYWEMRLLRERIEG; encoded by the coding sequence ATGGAATTTGAAGAAAAAACATTGAAAAGCGAAAAAATATTCGACGGTGTCTTGCTGCATTTGGTGAGGGAAGAGGTGCTGCTGCCGAACGGAAAGACATCAGTCAGAGAGATGATCAGGCATCCGGGTGCGGTAGCGATGATACCATTCACTTCCGACGGTAAAATGGTCATGGTCAGGCAGTTCCGGAAACCATTGGACCGGACTGTTGTCGAAATCCCGGCAGGCAAATTGGAGACTTCCGATACGGAGCCTTTGCTGGCGGCGATCCGCGAACTAGAGGAAGAGACGGATTATCGTGCAGAAAAATGGTCCGAATTGACGGTTTTTTATCCGACTCCGGCTTATTTGGATGAGCGGATCACAATCTATTTGGCGGAAGGTTTGACGAAAGTCGAAAATTCCTTGCCGATGGATGAGGATGAATTCATCGAAATCTTGGAGTTGACATACGAAGAAGCAAAAGCTTTGCAGGAATCCGGAGAAATCTGCGATTCGAAAACAATCTATGCCATGCTGTATTGGGAGATGCGTCTTTTGCGGGAAAGAATAGAGGGATAG
- a CDS encoding 5'-methylthioadenosine/adenosylhomocysteine nucleosidase has protein sequence MIGIIGAMEEENRILLENMTEKTEEIHFHLAFTRGKIENQDVVLVQSGIGKVNSAIATAFIIDRYHPEFVINTGSAGGLNAALHVGDVVVADKVAYHDVDATAFGYSVGQVPQMPHYYTADEKIIEKIKQAAEKVGLHAVQGTIVSSDSFIASESGTSRIKEHFPDAYATEMEGASIAQACYVLGTPFAIIRAISDGASDGAALTFDEFIVEAGKKSAEMVIELLKNS, from the coding sequence ATGATCGGAATTATTGGAGCAATGGAAGAAGAAAACCGTATTTTGTTGGAAAATATGACAGAAAAAACAGAGGAAATACATTTCCACCTCGCTTTTACAAGAGGGAAAATCGAAAATCAGGATGTAGTATTGGTGCAGTCCGGCATCGGTAAAGTCAACTCGGCCATAGCGACCGCCTTCATCATCGATCGTTATCATCCCGAATTTGTCATCAACACCGGTTCAGCCGGGGGGTTGAACGCAGCTTTGCATGTGGGCGATGTGGTTGTAGCGGATAAAGTTGCCTATCATGATGTCGATGCTACCGCTTTCGGCTATTCGGTGGGACAAGTGCCTCAGATGCCGCATTATTATACGGCTGATGAGAAAATCATTGAAAAGATTAAGCAGGCAGCTGAAAAAGTCGGCTTGCATGCTGTCCAGGGGACGATTGTGTCAAGCGATTCCTTCATCGCATCCGAAAGCGGCACAAGCCGCATCAAGGAACATTTCCCTGATGCCTATGCGACCGAAATGGAGGGCGCATCGATAGCCCAAGCTTGCTACGTATTGGGGACACCCTTCGCAATCATCCGCGCCATTTCTGACGGAGCAAGCGATGGCGCGGCGCTGACGTTCGACGAATTCATTGTCGAAGCCGGAAAGAAATCCGCGGAAATGGTCATCGAATTGCTGAAAAACAGCTAA